From Deltaproteobacteria bacterium:
CGAGGTCTTGGTGGTGAAGGCCGAGAGGAAGACCGAGCCGGTGACCGAGCCCTCGCCGTAGGCGTCGGGGAGCCAGGCGCCCAGGGGCGGGATGGCGGCGTTGATGGCGACCCCGAAGAGGATCAGCCAGGCGGCGATCCCGCTGCCCGGCGGGAGGGCCACGATGGCCGTGCCGTGGCCCGCGGCGATCCAGCCGACGACCCCCATCAGGAGGACCGAGCCGCCGAGGCCGTGTACGGCGAGGTAGCGCAGGCCCGCGCGCCGGGCCTCCGGCGTCCCCCGGCCGAAGACCAGGAGGGAGGAGGAGAGGGCCATCATCTCCCAGAAGAGGACGAAGGCCACGAGGTCCCCGGAGAAGGTCACGCCCAGGGCGCCGCCGGCGTAGACCCAGGCCGCCGAGTTCTGGGCCGGGTCCTCCACGTGGAGGGCGTAGACGCTGCCGATGAGCGCCATGAGGGCGAAGATGGTGCCGAAGAGGAGGCGCAGCGCGTCGACGTGGAGGAGGTCCAGCGTGTAGCCCATCCACTCCAGGTCGACCGACCCGGGTGCGGCGGCGTGGAAGGAGAGGACCTGCGCGAGGATCAGCGCCGGGACGAGGAGCTGGACGACCTTCCGCGCGGTGCCGGAGAGCACCGCGAGGAGGGGGGCCGCGGCGATGAGCCACACGCCAGGAGGCAGGAGCTCCCGGAGGGCACCGAGGACCTCACTCATGGGGCTCCCCCTCTCCTGCGTCTTCCTCGTCCGGTGGGTCCTCGCCGTAGTAGCCCTCGGGCCTCTGCAGCCAGGCGTGGCCCAGCCACTTGCTGCCGTAGACGATCACCGCGCAGCCGCCGAAGCCCATCAGGAGGAACCAGACGTCCTTGAGCACCGGGGTCGTGTTCCACCAGTGGGTCACCCACTCCGGATCGTCGAGGTGGTGATCGTGCACCCCGGCGTGCAGGCCGATGGCCACCGCGAGCACCAGGGCGGCGCCGAGGAGGAGCCCCTTCTTGAGGCCCGGGCTCATCCGCCACCTCCCAGGAGGAGGAAGTTCGCCATCACCTGCCGGGCGAAGCTCCAGAAGTGGGGGCCCAGATCCGGGGCGATCCCCAGCAGCAGGCAGGCCGCCGCGGTGAAGGCCGGGGGTCCCACCAGGAGCAGGGGCGCCTCGTCGTACTTCGGGTAGCGCTCGCTCGTGCGGAAGAACGCGTCGAAGATGATCGGGAAGAAGTAGAGGATGTTCAGCAGGGCGCTGGTGACCAGCACCGCGAGGAAGATCCACTGATCCGCCTCGATGGCCCCGCCGGCCAGCCACCACTTCGAGACGAAGCCGGGGAGGGGCGGGATGCCGGCCAGGCCCACCGCGCCCACGGCGAAGGCCCCCATCGTCAGGGGCATGGCCTTGCCGATGCCCCTCAGGTCGCGGATCTCGGTGACGTGGCAGTGGGCGTAGATGGCGCCGGCGCAGAAGAAGAGGGTGATCTTCATGAAGGCGTGGCCGGCGATGTGCATCGTCGCCCCGAACATGCTGGTGGGCGTGAGGAGGGCCGCGCCGAGGACGATGTAGGAGAGCTGGGAGATCGTGGAGTAGGCCAGCCGCCGCTTGAGGTTCTGCTGGGTCAGGGCGATCACCGAGGCGGTCACGATCGTGAAGCCGGCGAGGGTGGCCAGGGGGAGGGCGACGCCCAGCTCCTTCAGGGTCTCGGGGCCGAAGACGTAGCCGACCACCCGGAGGGTGCCGAAGACCCCGGCCTTCACCACCGCCACCGCGTGCAGCAGGGCGCTGACCGGGGTGGGGGCGATCATCGCCGCCGGCAGCCAGGCGTGCAGCGGCATGATGCCCGCCTTCACCCCGACCCCGAGCATGAAGAGGACGAAGAGGATGGTCAGGGTGGTGGGGCTCGCGACCTTCGTGGAGAGGAAGCCCCCGGCCACGAAGGGCTCACCGCCGACCAGGCTCTGGGACCAGCCCACGGCCAGGAGGAGGCAGAGGCCCGCCGAGAGGGTGTAGGCGAGGTACTTGCGGCCGACCTTCAGGGCCTCCTCGGTGCGCTTGTGCACCACCAGGGGGTAGGTCGAGATCGTCAGGACCTCGTAGAAGATGAAGAAGGTCAGCGGGTTGCCGGCGAAGGCCAGGCCGGTGGCCGCGCCGACGCACATGGCGAAGGCCGCGAAGTAGCCGGTCTGGTGGGGCGCCTCCACGGCGCGCATGTAGCCGATGGAGTAGAAGCTGGTGACCACCCAGAGGATGGAGGAGACGCAGGCGAAGACCATCCCCAGCGGGTCGGTCCGCAGCACCAGGTCGAAGCCCGAGGCCAGGGGCAGCAGGACGACCTCGAAGGTCCCGCCCTCGAGCACCTCCGGGACCATGGAGAGGACCAGGGACGCCTGGAGGAAGGCCGCCCCGAGGGTCCAGCCCTCGCGCAGGTTGGGGCGGCGGCCCGAGAGCAGGATCAGCACCGCCGCGAGGGGGGTGATGGCCAGGATCAGGGCCGGGCGGAGTTGCCAGAGGGTGTCCATGGATCAGGGAAGGATCAGCCCCAGGGCCGGGCGGACGATGGGGCCGATGACGTGCTCGACGATGGGGAAGGAGCCGAGGCCGAGGATCAGGATGGCGAGGGTGGCGACGCCCACCGGCAAGAGCATCGTGCCGGGCAGGGGCTTGATCTTGCTGACCCAGGCCTCGGTGGGCGTGGGGTCCACGCGCTCCTTGAAGAAGGCTCGCTCGAGGATCCGGAAGAAGTAGATCGCGTTGAGCAGGGAGCTGGCGAGGATGATGATCACGAAGGGCCAGCGCCCCCCCTCGACCGCGCCGAGGACCAGGTACCACTTCGAGAAGAAGCCGGCGGTCGGCGGGATACCCACCATCGAGAGGGAGGCCACGCCGAAGGCGGCCATGGTGAAGGGCAGGTGGCGGCCGAGGCCGTCGAAGCGGCGGATGTCCCGGTGGCCCAGGCGGGTGACGATGGCGCCGGTGACCATGAAGAGCGCGCACTTCATGACCGCGTGGTTGATCATGTGGAGCACGCCGCCGGTCAGGCCGTCGTCGTTGGCCAGGGAGAAGCCCAGGAGCACGTAGCCGATCTGGGAGACGCTGGAGTAGGCCAGCATCCGCTTCAGATCCGTCTGGGCGATGGCCAGCAGGGAGCCGATGATGATCGCCAGCGCGGAGAGCCAGCCCATCAGGTCGAGGACCGCGGAGTAGTCGCCGGCCGGGCCCACCCGGTAGAGGGTGTAGAGCACCCGGAAGATGCCGTAGGCGCCCATCTTGATGCCCACCGCGCCCATCAGGGCGGTGGTCACGTTGGGCGAGTAGGCGTAGGCGTCGGGGAGCCAGGCGTGGAGCGGGAAGAGGGCGGCCTTGATGCCGAAGCCGGTCACCAGGAAGGCCAGGGCCACGAGCAGGGCGCGCTGGGCCTCCGGGCCCTCGAGGAGGGCCACCTGCCGGGCGACGTCGACGAAGTTCAGGGAGCCGGTGAGGCCGTAGAGGTAGGCGAGGCCGAGCAGGTAGAAGGCCGCGCCCAGGGTCCCGATGATGACGTAGCGGAAGGCCGCGAAGGGGGCCTCGGGGTCGCCCACCGCCACCAGGGCGTAGCCGGTGAGGGCGATGACCTCCAGGAAGACGTAGAGGTTGAAGAGGTCCCCGGTCATCACGAAGCCGCTCATCCCCATCGTGAAGAGGAGGTAGAGCGAATAGAAGAAGTGGGCGCGGGACTTGAGCCGCTCCGGCAGGCCGCGGTGCGAGAAGAGCAGCACCAGCCAGGAGAGGAGGTTCACCAGCAGGACCATCACCGCCGAGAGGTT
This genomic window contains:
- a CDS encoding monovalent cation/H+ antiporter subunit D family protein, whose product is MDTLWQLRPALILAITPLAAVLILLSGRRPNLREGWTLGAAFLQASLVLSMVPEVLEGGTFEVVLLPLASGFDLVLRTDPLGMVFACVSSILWVVTSFYSIGYMRAVEAPHQTGYFAAFAMCVGAATGLAFAGNPLTFFIFYEVLTISTYPLVVHKRTEEALKVGRKYLAYTLSAGLCLLLAVGWSQSLVGGEPFVAGGFLSTKVASPTTLTILFVLFMLGVGVKAGIMPLHAWLPAAMIAPTPVSALLHAVAVVKAGVFGTLRVVGYVFGPETLKELGVALPLATLAGFTIVTASVIALTQQNLKRRLAYSTISQLSYIVLGAALLTPTSMFGATMHIAGHAFMKITLFFCAGAIYAHCHVTEIRDLRGIGKAMPLTMGAFAVGAVGLAGIPPLPGFVSKWWLAGGAIEADQWIFLAVLVTSALLNILYFFPIIFDAFFRTSERYPKYDEAPLLLVGPPAFTAAACLLLGIAPDLGPHFWSFARQVMANFLLLGGGG
- a CDS encoding monovalent cation/H+ antiporter subunit D family protein; its protein translation is MIQPAAPLWIIVALFVGALALPLVRRLSARAVLPTALLFSTLAVAASLRTAHLVFALTEAGEGALSHHLGGWPPPWGIELRVDNLSAVMVLLVNLLSWLVLLFSHRGLPERLKSRAHFFYSLYLLFTMGMSGFVMTGDLFNLYVFLEVIALTGYALVAVGDPEAPFAAFRYVIIGTLGAAFYLLGLAYLYGLTGSLNFVDVARQVALLEGPEAQRALLVALAFLVTGFGIKAALFPLHAWLPDAYAYSPNVTTALMGAVGIKMGAYGIFRVLYTLYRVGPAGDYSAVLDLMGWLSALAIIIGSLLAIAQTDLKRMLAYSSVSQIGYVLLGFSLANDDGLTGGVLHMINHAVMKCALFMVTGAIVTRLGHRDIRRFDGLGRHLPFTMAAFGVASLSMVGIPPTAGFFSKWYLVLGAVEGGRWPFVIIILASSLLNAIYFFRILERAFFKERVDPTPTEAWVSKIKPLPGTMLLPVGVATLAILILGLGSFPIVEHVIGPIVRPALGLILP